One window from the genome of Nicotiana tomentosiformis chromosome 5, ASM39032v3, whole genome shotgun sequence encodes:
- the LOC104107544 gene encoding protein RNA-directed DNA methylation 3 isoform X3 — protein MGRKSSLPKGKDKVIDGKASSAGKRKRDGYDEDKTGVRKRKGVLQFVDDAAYEVDDDDDDDFDFDFSDEDFLEELGSNVEIKNEPVRTPQPPVIKEEELDGEELEKMLRERYRPGSSFVAYAEDSDEKKRLFEQDTLVPSLKDPTIWKVKCTVGRERHSTFCLMQKYIDLLALGTKLQIISAFSLDHVKGYIYIEADKQSDVYEACKGLCSIYSSRVAPVPKNEVSHLIAVRSKSSGISEGMWARVKSGIYKGDLAQVVAVNDSRKKVTVKLIPRIDLQAIADKFGGGVAAKKGVIAAPRLISSTELEDFRPLIQYRKDRDTNLMIEILDGKMLKDGYLYKKVGTDSLSYWGVMPTEAELLKFEPSKSDGPQDVEWLTQLYGDRKKKRIINDFKVGQKGGEKGEGSSSSSMENNFEVDDLVFFGRNDFGIIIGKEKDDSFKIMKDGSERPVVVSIQLRELKRASFDRKLFTVKDQLTNTISVGDMVRVLDGSLKDRQGIVKQIYKGVVFLYDQSEQDNSGYLCVKGQMCEKITGSDGVSNEKGSEPGPSGFADFSSSPKSPLSPEKSWRAKDDNCSFKHDDKDGMFSVGQSLRIRVGPLKGYLCRVVAIRRSDVTVKLDSRQKILTVKSEHLAEVHGKSSITSLGVDGDSAKPFDLLGTQDGSQDWMVQGATETEGNTENAGASSSAERSSWPAFPAVAGSGQDDGWTKPDGWAKGTSTAGATSAVSDSWGKKVESHQESTEKVMDDPWGSVQKQEKNDDSGSSSWSKQDAGSSWGKQSVADPETDWKKQDGGANKTDRKTSWSQQDAGSDGGSSWGAQAGVSSWGKQSDANAETGWKKQDGVSNKTDSKTSWSQQGAGSSWKKSDGEGGSSWTKQSDATAETDWKKKNDGSGWKKPDNNASWSQQDAGFSSKKSEGEGGSWSKQSDAKAENDWKKQDGESSSWGGGTDQEGSWGKPRQFDGGRGSGGRRGQGGWRGGRDQSGRGRSFNQGQSSSWTTEGEGNNNSSNVEFKGNQSSWNSSQEHGWGKVNDDTSIAGNRSSDFQSGGGWNASKPSNEGWSSGWNKNSASKEVGGSSGNQSDWDKKSGESGSKQSAGWDNKITQKEAAGNSSAWNSKAAVDNEDTSIAGNQSSDFQSGGGWNASKPSNEGWSSGWNKNSVSKEVGGPSGNQSDWDKKSGESGSKQSAGWDNKITHKESAGNSSAWNSKSAVEQDANGKNQNDPWSGKRTSDGGGSSTGWGQSNLWKSGKDDAVGNQDSWSSKSNWNSGSGFGNNDQQSDSYGDRGRGGSWRGGRDGSDRGGYGGRGGSDRGGFGGRGGFRGRGDRGGFRGRGSDGGGFRGRGHGRRDESGDWQNRTDSQEDKAYGWSKESGSDAEGWKSNKGSWSQGNNDRGSWKTADSRGNVNDGGWKKGFDSEKNGSGSGTSATSWNTPGNSWKTSTATTGGTSSGWGQQTTVSEKEDQNGLGTSWNQGTASGNVSTAWTANKSKETSDGPSDAWGKTTSSWGKGNSSGSQGGGQRPTVSEKEDQNGMGISWNQGTASGNASTAWTANKTKETSDGPTDAWGKATNSWGKGNSSGSQGGGQQTTVSGKEDQNGMGTSWNQGAASGNATTAWTANKSNTEDVNKSKETSDGPSDAWGKATNSWGKGNSSGSQGGW, from the exons AGATTTTCTTGAGGAATTGGGAAGTAATGTTGAAATCAAGAATGAACCTGTGAGAACACCCCAACCCCCAGTGATCAAAGAGGAGGAATTGGATGGAGAAGAGCTGGAGAAGATGTTAAGGGAGCGTTATAGACCAGGTTCTAGTTTTGTTGCCTATGCAGAAGATAGTGATGAGAAGAAGAGGCTATTTGAGCAGGACACACTTGTGCCTTCTCTCAAGGATCCAACTATATGGAAAGTTAAATGCACG GTTGGAAGAGAAAGGCACTCAACTTTCTGTCTTATGCAGAAGTACATAGACTTGCTTGCTCTAGGAACAAAGCTGCAGATAATTTCCGCTTTTTCACTTGATCATGTAAAGGGATATATTTATATTGAGGCTGACAAACAATCTGATGTCTACGAG GCGTGTAAAGGCCTTTGTAGTATATATTCGAGTAGAGTGGCACCTGTTCCAAAGAATGAAGTTTCTCATTTGATTGCTGTGCGGAGCAAGTCTTCAGGGATTTCTGAGGGTATGTGGGCACGTGTCAAAAGTGGAATATACAAGGGCGATCTGGCGCAG GTTGTGGCAGTGAATGATTCACGGAAGAAAGTGACTGTGAAGCTGATTCCAAGAATAGACTTACAAGCCATTGCCGACAAATTT GGTGGAGGAGTTGCTGCAAAGAAGGGAGTTATCGCAGCACCAAGACTAATTAGCTCTACAGAGCTCGA AGACTTTCGGCCTCTCATACAATACCGGAAGGATCGGGATACAAACCTAATGATAGAAATTCTTGACGGAAAGATGCTGAAGGATGGTTATTTATACAAAAAAGTGGGCACTGATTCATTGAGCTATTGGGGTGTAATGCCTACTGAAGCTGAACTCCTgaagtttgaaccttctaaaagTGATGGACCCCAGGATGTAGAGTGGCTTACCCAGCTTTACGGTGACCGGAAGAAAAAGAGAATTATAAATGATTTCAAGGTTGGTCAGAAAGGAGGTGAGAAAGGAGAGGGTTCTTCAAGCTCTAGCATGGAAAACAATTTTGAAGTAGATGATCTTGTATTTTTTGG TAGGAATGATTTTGGCATTATTATTGGCAAGGAGAAAGATGATAGCTTTAAG ATCATGAAAGATGGTTCAGAGAGACCTGTGGTAGTGAGCATTCAACTGCGTGAGTTGAAGCGTGCATCTTTTGATAGGAAGCTATTCACTGTGAAAGATCAGCTAACCAATACCATCTCAGTTGGTGATATGGTTAGAGTTTTGGATGGTTCCTTGAAG GATAGACAAGGAATTGTTAAGCAGATCTATAAAGGAGTCGTCTTTCTATATGACCAAAGTGAgcaggataatagtggttatctCTGTGTCAAAGGTCAGATGTGTGAAAAAATTACAGGCAGTGATGGTGTATCAAATGAGAAG GGTAGTGAGCCTGGTCCCTCAGGTTTTGCAGATTTCTCGTCATCCCCTAAATCCCCTCTTTCGCCTGAGAAATCTTGGAGAGCGAAGGATGATAACTGCAGCT TCAAGCACGATGATAAAGATGGAATGTTTTCCGTTGGTCAGTCTCTAAGAATCCGAGTGGGGCCTTTGAAGGGATATCTTTGTCGTGTAGTAGCCATTCGACGTTCTGATGTTACAGTAAAGCTTGATTCCCGGCAAAAAATTCTTACAG TTAAATCTGAACACCTGGCAGAAGTTCATGGAAAGAGTTCTATCACGTCTCTTGG GGTCGATGGTGATTCTGCAAAACCTTTTGACCTGCTTGGAACACAGGATGGTTCTCAAG ATTGGATGGTTCAAGGGGCCACAGAAACTGAGGGTAACACCGAGAATGCAGGAGCATCATCCTCTGCTGAAAG AAGTTCTTGGCCTGCCTTTCCTGCTGTTGCTGGCTCTGGGCAAGATGATGGCTGGACAAAACCTGATGGTTGGGCGAAAGGTACTTCTACTGCTGGCGCTACTAGTGCTGTGTCTGACAGCTGGGGCAAAAAGGTTGAATCACATCAAGAGAGCACCGAGAAGGTTATGGATGATCCCTGGGGATCTGTGCAAAAGCAAGAGAAAAATGATGATTCGGGCAGCTCCTCATGGAGCAAGCAGGATGCTGGATCTTCTTGGGGTAAGCAATCTGTTGCAGATCCAGAGACTGACTGGAAAAAGCAAGATGGTGGAGCGAACAAGACAGATAGAAAAACCTCTTGGAGCCAGCAGGACGCTGGAAGTGATGGTGGATCCTCTTGGGGTGCGCAAGCGGGAGTATCTTCTTGGGGTAAGCAATCTGATGCAAATGCAGAGACTGGCTGGAAAAAGCAAGACGGTGTATCAAATAAGACAGATAGCAAAACCTCGTGGAGCCAGCAGGGTGCTGGATCTTCTTGGAAGAAAAGTGATGGTGAAGGTGGATCCTCTTGGACTAAACAATCTGATGCCACTGCAGAGACTGACTGGAAAAAGAAAAATGATGGATCTGGCTGGAAAAAGCCAGATAACAATGCTTCGTGGAGCCAACAAGATGCTGGATTTTCTTCGAAGAAAAGTGAAGGTGAAGGTGGTTCTTGGAGTAAGCAATCTGATGCAAAGGCAGAGAATGACTGGAAAAAGCAAGATGGTGAATCTAGTAGCTGGGGTGGTGGTACGGACCAAGAGGGGAGCTGGGGAAAGCCAAGACAATTTGATGGAGGTCGTGGATCAGGTGGCAGGAGAGGACAAGGTGGTTGGCGAGGGGGTCGAGATCAAAGTGGTAGAGGAAGATCTTTTAATCAAGGACAGTCTAGTAGCTGGACTACTGAAGGTGAAGGCAATAATAATTCTAGTAATGTAGAATTTAAGGGGAACCAGTCTAGTTGGAATAGTTCACAGGAACATGGTTGGGGAAAAGTTAATGATGACACCAGTATTGCTGGTAATCGATCATCTGATTTTCAGAGTGGTGGTGGTTGGAATGCCTCCAAACCATCAAATGAAGGATGGTCTTCTGGTTGGAATAAGAATTCAGCCTCAAAGGAGGTAGGAGGTTCTAGTGGAAACCAGTCTGATTGGGACAAAAAATCTGGTGAATCTGGGAGCAAGCAGTCAGCTGGTTGGGACAATAAGATCACTCAGAAAGAGGCAGCAGGAAACTCCTCTGCCTGGAATAGCAAAGCTGCAGTCGATAATGAAGACACCAGTATTGCTGGTAATCAATCATCTGATTTCCAGAGTGGTGGTGGTTGGAATGCCTCCAAACCATCAAACGAAGGATGGTCTTCTGGTTGGAACAAGAATTCAGTCTCAAAGGAGGTAGGAGGTCCTAGTGGAAACCAGTCTGATTGGGACAAAAAATCTGGTGAATCTGGGAGCAAGCAGTCAGCTGGTTGGGACAACAAGATCACTCATAAAGAGTCAGCAGGAAACTCCTCTGCATGGAATAGCAAATCTGCAGTCGAACAAGATGCCAATGGGAAAAATCAAAATGATCCATGGAGTGGTAAAAGAACTTCAGATGGTGGAGGTTCATCTACAGGATGGGGTCAAAGTAATTTGTGGAAGAGCGGAAAGGATGATGCCGTTGGAAATCAAGATTCCTGGAGCAGCAAAAGTAACTGGAATTCTGGCAGTGGTTTTGGTAACAACGACCAGCAATCTGATTCTTATGGTGACCGGGGAAGAGGTGGTAGTTGGAGGGGAGGCCGTGATGGATCAGATCGAGGTGGATACGGAGGTAGGGGTGGTTCAGATCGCGGTGGCTTTGGAGGAAGGGGAGGTTTTCGAGGTAGAGGGGACAGGGGAGGTTTTAGAGGTAGAGGATCGGATGGGGGAGGATTTCGTGGTAGAGGGCATGGAAGGAGGGATGAAAGTGGTGATTGGCAAAATAGAACTGATTCGCAGGAAGATAAAGCCTACGGTTGGAGCAAAGAGTCAGGCAGTGATGCTGAGGGATGGAAGTCTAATAAGGGCAGTTGgagtcaaggtaacaatgacagAGGGAGCTGGAAGACTGCTGATAGTAGAGGTAATGTTAATGATGGTGGATGGAAGAAAGGATTCGACTCCGAGAAGAATGGGAGTGGAAGTGGTACTAGTGCTACCAGTTGGAATACTCCAGGAAATAGTTGGAAAACTTCTACTGCTACTACGGGAGGTACATCTTCAGGGTGGGGTCAGCAGACAACTGTTAGTGAAAAGGAGGATCAGAATGGTTTGGGAACAAGTTGGAACCAGGGGACTGCTTCAGGAAATGTGAGCACAGCTTGGACTGCAAACAAATCAAAAGAAACAAGTGATGGACCGAGTGATGCGTGGGGTAAAACAACCAGCTCTTGGGGCAAAGGAAACAGTTCTGGCAGCCAGGGAGGGGGGCAGCGGCCAACTGTTAGTGAAAAGGAGGATCAGAATGGCATGGGAATAAGCTGGAACCAGGGAACTGCTTCAGGAAATGCGAGCACAGCTTGGACTgcaaacaaaacaaaagaaacaagTGATGGACCGACTGATGCGTGGGGTAAAGCAACCAACTCTTGGGGCAAAGGAAACAGTTCTGGCAGTCAGGGAGGGGGTCAGCAGACAACTGTTAGTGGAAAGGAGGATCAGAATGGCATGGGAACAAGCTGGAACCAGGGAGCTGCTTCAGGAAATGCGACCACAGCTTGGACTGCAAACAAATCCAATACTGAGGATGTGAACAAATCAAAAGAAACAAGTGATGGACCGAGTGATGCGTGGGGTAAAGCAACCAACTCTTGGGGCAAAGGAAACAGTTCTGGCAGTCAGGGAGGCTGGTGA
- the LOC104107544 gene encoding protein RNA-directed DNA methylation 3 isoform X2, which translates to MGRKSSLPKGKDKVIDGKASSAGKRKRDGYDEDKTGVRKRKGVLQFVDDAAYEVDDDDDDDFDFDFSDDSDFFDEDFLEELGSNVEIKNEPVRTPQPPVIKEEELDGEELEKMLRERYRPGSSFVAYAEDSDEKKRLFEQDTLVPSLKDPTIWKVKCTVGRERHSTFCLMQKYIDLLALGTKLQIISAFSLDHVKGYIYIEADKQSDVYEACKGLCSIYSSRVAPVPKNEVSHLIAVRSKSSGISEGMWARVKSGIYKGDLAQVVAVNDSRKKVTVKLIPRIDLQAIADKFGGGVAAKKGVIAAPRLISSTELEDFRPLIQYRKDRDTNLMIEILDGKMLKDGYLYKKVGTDSLSYWGVMPTEAELLKFEPSKSDGPQDVEWLTQLYGDRKKKRIINDFKVGQKGGEKGEGSSSSSMENNFEVDDLVFFGRNDFGIIIGKEKDDSFKIMKDGSERPVVVSIQLRELKRASFDRKLFTVKDQLTNTISVGDMVRVLDGSLKDRQGIVKQIYKGVVFLYDQSEQDNSGYLCVKGQMCEKITGSDGVSNEKGSEPGPSGFADFSSSPKSPLSPEKSWRAKDDNCSFKHDDKDGMFSVGQSLRIRVGPLKGYLCRVVAIRRSDVTVKLDSRQKILTVKSEHLAEVHGKSSITSLGVDGDSAKPFDLLGTQDGSQDWMVQGATETEGNTENAGASSSAESSWPAFPAVAGSGQDDGWTKPDGWAKGTSTAGATSAVSDSWGKKVESHQESTEKVMDDPWGSVQKQEKNDDSGSSSWSKQDAGSSWGKQSVADPETDWKKQDGGANKTDRKTSWSQQDAGSDGGSSWGAQAGVSSWGKQSDANAETGWKKQDGVSNKTDSKTSWSQQGAGSSWKKSDGEGGSSWTKQSDATAETDWKKKNDGSGWKKPDNNASWSQQDAGFSSKKSEGEGGSWSKQSDAKAENDWKKQDGESSSWGGGTDQEGSWGKPRQFDGGRGSGGRRGQGGWRGGRDQSGRGRSFNQGQSSSWTTEGEGNNNSSNVEFKGNQSSWNSSQEHGWGKVNDDTSIAGNRSSDFQSGGGWNASKPSNEGWSSGWNKNSASKEVGGSSGNQSDWDKKSGESGSKQSAGWDNKITQKEAAGNSSAWNSKAAVDNEDTSIAGNQSSDFQSGGGWNASKPSNEGWSSGWNKNSVSKEVGGPSGNQSDWDKKSGESGSKQSAGWDNKITHKESAGNSSAWNSKSAVEQDANGKNQNDPWSGKRTSDGGGSSTGWGQSNLWKSGKDDAVGNQDSWSSKSNWNSGSGFGNNDQQSDSYGDRGRGGSWRGGRDGSDRGGYGGRGGSDRGGFGGRGGFRGRGDRGGFRGRGSDGGGFRGRGHGRRDESGDWQNRTDSQEDKAYGWSKESGSDAEGWKSNKGSWSQGNNDRGSWKTADSRGNVNDGGWKKGFDSEKNGSGSGTSATSWNTPGNSWKTSTATTGGTSSGWGQQTTVSEKEDQNGLGTSWNQGTASGNVSTAWTANKSKETSDGPSDAWGKTTSSWGKGNSSGSQGGGQRPTVSEKEDQNGMGISWNQGTASGNASTAWTANKTKETSDGPTDAWGKATNSWGKGNSSGSQGGGQQTTVSGKEDQNGMGTSWNQGAASGNATTAWTANKSNTEDVNKSKETSDGPSDAWGKATNSWGKGNSSGSQGGW; encoded by the exons ATTTTCTTGAGGAATTGGGAAGTAATGTTGAAATCAAGAATGAACCTGTGAGAACACCCCAACCCCCAGTGATCAAAGAGGAGGAATTGGATGGAGAAGAGCTGGAGAAGATGTTAAGGGAGCGTTATAGACCAGGTTCTAGTTTTGTTGCCTATGCAGAAGATAGTGATGAGAAGAAGAGGCTATTTGAGCAGGACACACTTGTGCCTTCTCTCAAGGATCCAACTATATGGAAAGTTAAATGCACG GTTGGAAGAGAAAGGCACTCAACTTTCTGTCTTATGCAGAAGTACATAGACTTGCTTGCTCTAGGAACAAAGCTGCAGATAATTTCCGCTTTTTCACTTGATCATGTAAAGGGATATATTTATATTGAGGCTGACAAACAATCTGATGTCTACGAG GCGTGTAAAGGCCTTTGTAGTATATATTCGAGTAGAGTGGCACCTGTTCCAAAGAATGAAGTTTCTCATTTGATTGCTGTGCGGAGCAAGTCTTCAGGGATTTCTGAGGGTATGTGGGCACGTGTCAAAAGTGGAATATACAAGGGCGATCTGGCGCAG GTTGTGGCAGTGAATGATTCACGGAAGAAAGTGACTGTGAAGCTGATTCCAAGAATAGACTTACAAGCCATTGCCGACAAATTT GGTGGAGGAGTTGCTGCAAAGAAGGGAGTTATCGCAGCACCAAGACTAATTAGCTCTACAGAGCTCGA AGACTTTCGGCCTCTCATACAATACCGGAAGGATCGGGATACAAACCTAATGATAGAAATTCTTGACGGAAAGATGCTGAAGGATGGTTATTTATACAAAAAAGTGGGCACTGATTCATTGAGCTATTGGGGTGTAATGCCTACTGAAGCTGAACTCCTgaagtttgaaccttctaaaagTGATGGACCCCAGGATGTAGAGTGGCTTACCCAGCTTTACGGTGACCGGAAGAAAAAGAGAATTATAAATGATTTCAAGGTTGGTCAGAAAGGAGGTGAGAAAGGAGAGGGTTCTTCAAGCTCTAGCATGGAAAACAATTTTGAAGTAGATGATCTTGTATTTTTTGG TAGGAATGATTTTGGCATTATTATTGGCAAGGAGAAAGATGATAGCTTTAAG ATCATGAAAGATGGTTCAGAGAGACCTGTGGTAGTGAGCATTCAACTGCGTGAGTTGAAGCGTGCATCTTTTGATAGGAAGCTATTCACTGTGAAAGATCAGCTAACCAATACCATCTCAGTTGGTGATATGGTTAGAGTTTTGGATGGTTCCTTGAAG GATAGACAAGGAATTGTTAAGCAGATCTATAAAGGAGTCGTCTTTCTATATGACCAAAGTGAgcaggataatagtggttatctCTGTGTCAAAGGTCAGATGTGTGAAAAAATTACAGGCAGTGATGGTGTATCAAATGAGAAG GGTAGTGAGCCTGGTCCCTCAGGTTTTGCAGATTTCTCGTCATCCCCTAAATCCCCTCTTTCGCCTGAGAAATCTTGGAGAGCGAAGGATGATAACTGCAGCT TCAAGCACGATGATAAAGATGGAATGTTTTCCGTTGGTCAGTCTCTAAGAATCCGAGTGGGGCCTTTGAAGGGATATCTTTGTCGTGTAGTAGCCATTCGACGTTCTGATGTTACAGTAAAGCTTGATTCCCGGCAAAAAATTCTTACAG TTAAATCTGAACACCTGGCAGAAGTTCATGGAAAGAGTTCTATCACGTCTCTTGG GGTCGATGGTGATTCTGCAAAACCTTTTGACCTGCTTGGAACACAGGATGGTTCTCAAG ATTGGATGGTTCAAGGGGCCACAGAAACTGAGGGTAACACCGAGAATGCAGGAGCATCATCCTCTGCTGAAAG TTCTTGGCCTGCCTTTCCTGCTGTTGCTGGCTCTGGGCAAGATGATGGCTGGACAAAACCTGATGGTTGGGCGAAAGGTACTTCTACTGCTGGCGCTACTAGTGCTGTGTCTGACAGCTGGGGCAAAAAGGTTGAATCACATCAAGAGAGCACCGAGAAGGTTATGGATGATCCCTGGGGATCTGTGCAAAAGCAAGAGAAAAATGATGATTCGGGCAGCTCCTCATGGAGCAAGCAGGATGCTGGATCTTCTTGGGGTAAGCAATCTGTTGCAGATCCAGAGACTGACTGGAAAAAGCAAGATGGTGGAGCGAACAAGACAGATAGAAAAACCTCTTGGAGCCAGCAGGACGCTGGAAGTGATGGTGGATCCTCTTGGGGTGCGCAAGCGGGAGTATCTTCTTGGGGTAAGCAATCTGATGCAAATGCAGAGACTGGCTGGAAAAAGCAAGACGGTGTATCAAATAAGACAGATAGCAAAACCTCGTGGAGCCAGCAGGGTGCTGGATCTTCTTGGAAGAAAAGTGATGGTGAAGGTGGATCCTCTTGGACTAAACAATCTGATGCCACTGCAGAGACTGACTGGAAAAAGAAAAATGATGGATCTGGCTGGAAAAAGCCAGATAACAATGCTTCGTGGAGCCAACAAGATGCTGGATTTTCTTCGAAGAAAAGTGAAGGTGAAGGTGGTTCTTGGAGTAAGCAATCTGATGCAAAGGCAGAGAATGACTGGAAAAAGCAAGATGGTGAATCTAGTAGCTGGGGTGGTGGTACGGACCAAGAGGGGAGCTGGGGAAAGCCAAGACAATTTGATGGAGGTCGTGGATCAGGTGGCAGGAGAGGACAAGGTGGTTGGCGAGGGGGTCGAGATCAAAGTGGTAGAGGAAGATCTTTTAATCAAGGACAGTCTAGTAGCTGGACTACTGAAGGTGAAGGCAATAATAATTCTAGTAATGTAGAATTTAAGGGGAACCAGTCTAGTTGGAATAGTTCACAGGAACATGGTTGGGGAAAAGTTAATGATGACACCAGTATTGCTGGTAATCGATCATCTGATTTTCAGAGTGGTGGTGGTTGGAATGCCTCCAAACCATCAAATGAAGGATGGTCTTCTGGTTGGAATAAGAATTCAGCCTCAAAGGAGGTAGGAGGTTCTAGTGGAAACCAGTCTGATTGGGACAAAAAATCTGGTGAATCTGGGAGCAAGCAGTCAGCTGGTTGGGACAATAAGATCACTCAGAAAGAGGCAGCAGGAAACTCCTCTGCCTGGAATAGCAAAGCTGCAGTCGATAATGAAGACACCAGTATTGCTGGTAATCAATCATCTGATTTCCAGAGTGGTGGTGGTTGGAATGCCTCCAAACCATCAAACGAAGGATGGTCTTCTGGTTGGAACAAGAATTCAGTCTCAAAGGAGGTAGGAGGTCCTAGTGGAAACCAGTCTGATTGGGACAAAAAATCTGGTGAATCTGGGAGCAAGCAGTCAGCTGGTTGGGACAACAAGATCACTCATAAAGAGTCAGCAGGAAACTCCTCTGCATGGAATAGCAAATCTGCAGTCGAACAAGATGCCAATGGGAAAAATCAAAATGATCCATGGAGTGGTAAAAGAACTTCAGATGGTGGAGGTTCATCTACAGGATGGGGTCAAAGTAATTTGTGGAAGAGCGGAAAGGATGATGCCGTTGGAAATCAAGATTCCTGGAGCAGCAAAAGTAACTGGAATTCTGGCAGTGGTTTTGGTAACAACGACCAGCAATCTGATTCTTATGGTGACCGGGGAAGAGGTGGTAGTTGGAGGGGAGGCCGTGATGGATCAGATCGAGGTGGATACGGAGGTAGGGGTGGTTCAGATCGCGGTGGCTTTGGAGGAAGGGGAGGTTTTCGAGGTAGAGGGGACAGGGGAGGTTTTAGAGGTAGAGGATCGGATGGGGGAGGATTTCGTGGTAGAGGGCATGGAAGGAGGGATGAAAGTGGTGATTGGCAAAATAGAACTGATTCGCAGGAAGATAAAGCCTACGGTTGGAGCAAAGAGTCAGGCAGTGATGCTGAGGGATGGAAGTCTAATAAGGGCAGTTGgagtcaaggtaacaatgacagAGGGAGCTGGAAGACTGCTGATAGTAGAGGTAATGTTAATGATGGTGGATGGAAGAAAGGATTCGACTCCGAGAAGAATGGGAGTGGAAGTGGTACTAGTGCTACCAGTTGGAATACTCCAGGAAATAGTTGGAAAACTTCTACTGCTACTACGGGAGGTACATCTTCAGGGTGGGGTCAGCAGACAACTGTTAGTGAAAAGGAGGATCAGAATGGTTTGGGAACAAGTTGGAACCAGGGGACTGCTTCAGGAAATGTGAGCACAGCTTGGACTGCAAACAAATCAAAAGAAACAAGTGATGGACCGAGTGATGCGTGGGGTAAAACAACCAGCTCTTGGGGCAAAGGAAACAGTTCTGGCAGCCAGGGAGGGGGGCAGCGGCCAACTGTTAGTGAAAAGGAGGATCAGAATGGCATGGGAATAAGCTGGAACCAGGGAACTGCTTCAGGAAATGCGAGCACAGCTTGGACTgcaaacaaaacaaaagaaacaagTGATGGACCGACTGATGCGTGGGGTAAAGCAACCAACTCTTGGGGCAAAGGAAACAGTTCTGGCAGTCAGGGAGGGGGTCAGCAGACAACTGTTAGTGGAAAGGAGGATCAGAATGGCATGGGAACAAGCTGGAACCAGGGAGCTGCTTCAGGAAATGCGACCACAGCTTGGACTGCAAACAAATCCAATACTGAGGATGTGAACAAATCAAAAGAAACAAGTGATGGACCGAGTGATGCGTGGGGTAAAGCAACCAACTCTTGGGGCAAAGGAAACAGTTCTGGCAGTCAGGGAGGCTGGTGA